The segment ATTATCAGCATGGTGCCATTTTTTTATAAGGATAATTTTAGTAATTATACCAATTGTCGTAATATTATTATTACCACAGATGAATAGTGAGAAGGTTTTGCCACTTTTTGATGGTAATACAAAAGAGATATTAAAAGAGGCAGTTAAATTTGTTATGTTTCCAATGACTGAAGTTATTATATTTCTAAATGTTTTTAACTATGTAAAACCAAACGCTAATATTCAAGCTATATTTATTAAACCAATTATTTTAGGAGGAATTTTATATGCAATACTTATAGTTATAAATATAATGATATTAGGAGCCAATGCATATTCAGAATTTTATTATCCAGGATATGAAGCTATAAAAAGATTAAATTTGGGTGGTGAATTTCAGAGATTAGAAATATTAGTTTCAGGAGCTTTTACTATTATACAATTTACTGAGATAAATTATTGTTTATTAGGAGTTTCAAAAGGTATTGAAAAATTATTTTCTTTAAATGATTATAGAGATATTTTAGTACCTATTGTAATACTTATGATTAATTTTTCATATATTATATTTGGAAATCCTATGAATTCTAAAGATTTTGCCAAAAATTATTGGACTATCTATGCTTCAGTTCCACAATTGATTTTACCAATTATAATTTTAATTGTTATACTTATAAAACGACGAAATAATAGCTTAAAAGAAAGTGAAAATTAAGATTGGAAAAATTTTAAACTTTAATATTTATATAAAAAGTGTTAATCTAAATGCAAATAATGTTATATGAGGTAAAATAAATTGAAGAAAACGAAAAAAAAATATATTTCATTGATATTAATCATATTAGCAATAAGTACAATAACTTATTCTGTTTATGAGATTCTTTATACTAGGAAGCAAATTAAAAGTACAATTAAAAAGTTTGATAAGATTAATAAAGATAAACACAAAGACAATAAAGAGGAGATAGGTATAGACAAAGATATTTTAGGAATTCTTATAAATGAAAAGGAAAAAATATATATTCCTGTAGTTGAAGGTATAACTAACGAACAATTAAAAAAAGGAGCAGGACATTATAGTGAATCACAGATGCCACCTGATAAAAATGAGTGTTTTTTATTTGGACATAGAGATACGGTGTTTTCGTGCTTAAAGGATATAAAAAGTGGCGATAAGTTCGTATTAAAAACAAAAAATGGTGAATTTAAGTATAAAGTTAGTTATACTAAAATAACATCAACAAATAGTAAACAAGTATTAAAAAGATATGGAGAAGATACACTAATATTAGTTACATGCTATCCATTTAATTATATTGGTAGTGCACCTAAACGTTTTGTTGTTGTTTGTAAAAGATATGTGGAATAGAGAATAATAAAAGGGATGTTAACTTAAATAGAATGTTGACATCCCTGTTTGTATTATTTGTAAATTTTATCAAATAATACATTTAAAATAGAAATACCTATAATTATAATATATCCGATGATAGATAGAAGATCGGGTACTTCTTTAAATAATATAAATCCATAGGCACCTGCAAATAACAAACCAAAATAGTCAAACATAGATATTTCAGATGCAGGGGCATTTTTATAAGCTAGTGTTAAAAAAACTTGACCTAGGGTAAAGCAAAATCCACCTAAAATTAAAAAAGTAGCATGTTGAAAACTAATATTATTATTTATAAAGATAGATGGAAACATTGTAAGTGTAGCGATTCCTGTAAAAGAAAGAATTATAGTATAAAAACTCTCTTTATTTCCAAGAATTCTTATCATAGTATATGCAATTCCAGCTGAGCAAGCAGATATTATACCCATCAAAGAAGGGATTATAGAAGAATTAAATGAAGGTTTTATTACAAATAAACTTCCTAAAAAGGCTACAATTAAAAAGTATAATTGTGTTTTTGTAAAAGCCTCCTTAAGTATTATGAAAGAAAAAATTATAGTAAAAAATGGACTAAGTTTAGTAAGGATAGTGGCATCTGCTAAAAAAAGGTAATCCAAAGAGTAATAAAGAGTAAAAATTGATATTGTACCCATAATACCTCTTAAAAATAGGTATTTCCTATTTTCAGGGCTACCTATTATAGAATCTTTTCTATAAAAAATAATACAACAAATGATTATACTTGCTACAACATTTGAAATGAAAGTTTTTTGATAAGGGGTAGCAGTAACAGCTAATTTACCAAATAAGTTCATTGTTGCAAATGATAATGAAGCAAGAATCATAAATATAATACCTTTGCTTTTATTCAACGATGATTCCTCCTTATGTAAAATACTTAATTATTATATAAGTATTAAGTATTAAGGTCAAACACCAGGGGTTATTATGTGGAAGTATTATAGTGGATATGTTAATATTTATATAAAAATTAATTAGAGTAATCTAATATTTAGGTAACTATTAGATTATGAGATATATTTAAGAGAAAGGGATGGACGGTAATATATGAATATTCAAATTTTTGGAGTTAAAAAATGTTTTGATACAAAAAAGGCTGAAAGATATTTTAAAGAAAGAAGAATTAAGTATCAGTTTATTGACTTAAATATAAAGGGACTTAGTAAAGGAGAGTTTCAAAGTGTTAAAAAATCAGTAGGTTTAAATAATTTAATAAATAAAAATTCAAATCAATATAAAAAACTTAATATGGAACATATAAGAACTGAGAGTGTAAAAGAAGAAATTTTATTAAATAATCCTAAATTATATACCACTCCTATTGTACGTAATGGTAAAGAAGCTACTGTGGGGTATCAATCTGATATATGGAAAATTTGGGAATAAATAAACAAGCTATTGAAATAATCAATAGCTTGTTTATTTATTGTTGAATTTGAGCACCACTAAATGAATAATAAATTTCATTTCTGATTAATTGATATCCAACACCAGTGGTCAATGCAGAAGGAACGCTTAAAGTAAGTGTATAAGTTACTGTAGAATTACAAAGAGTAACAGGTGGAGTATCCACAAATTCAAAAGGTATGAATTGACCAGAATCATATTCCGTGTTATTTGTTAGCATAGATCTATGAGTATATTGCGCGAAAGAATCATAAATGGTTTCTCCTGTTGTTATGTCTCCATTACGTGTTATTGTAAGTGATATAGGACCTATAATTGCAGTGGTAACATCTGGAACATTTATACTTAAGTTATAATTGGTTATTCCACTTAATGCTATCTTGTTTCCAGATAACACCGAAGTAAATGTTAAAGTTCCTAAGTTTGCACTAGTATTGATATTATCTAAAGTTATATTATCTTGATACATTTGAGATATATTTTGAAAATCTAAGAGTTTCCCTGTATTTAAAAGCAACTCGTTCATTATTAACACCCCTTTTATTTATATAATATGAGATGTATGTTAAACTGTTATATTAAAATTTAAACTATAATAGCAATCTTAAAGTGTTTAAAATTATAATTTAAGGTTGTTTTTTAATAATAATTTACTGTAAAACAATAATAAAATGTTGAAATTCATAATACGGTATGTTAGAATTATGTGAAATTAAATTAAAAGTAGAGGAGAGTTTATCATGAAAAATGACCTTGAAAATTTCCAAGTTTCACAAAAAGAAATTCAAATTAAGATAAGATTGTTGTTATTATCAATTTTTATAGGTTTTTTATT is part of the Clostridium botulinum genome and harbors:
- a CDS encoding GerAB/ArcD/ProY family transporter, which encodes MDKESISAKQLQFFIFTFGLGSHLLFNLGSGAGKQVWLASILSMIFSLPIVYVYGKIMSFYPEKNFYDILGMTFGKITGKILIMVFIFHTFLLGSYVIRDFSDFIKLTVLFDTPIVVPMICIGILSVWILKAGIEVLSAWCHFFIRIILVIIPIVVILLLPQMNSEKVLPLFDGNTKEILKEAVKFVMFPMTEVIIFLNVFNYVKPNANIQAIFIKPIILGGILYAILIVINIMILGANAYSEFYYPGYEAIKRLNLGGEFQRLEILVSGAFTIIQFTEINYCLLGVSKGIEKLFSLNDYRDILVPIVILMINFSYIIFGNPMNSKDFAKNYWTIYASVPQLILPIIILIVILIKRRNNSLKESEN
- a CDS encoding class D sortase translates to MKKTKKKYISLILIILAISTITYSVYEILYTRKQIKSTIKKFDKINKDKHKDNKEEIGIDKDILGILINEKEKIYIPVVEGITNEQLKKGAGHYSESQMPPDKNECFLFGHRDTVFSCLKDIKSGDKFVLKTKNGEFKYKVSYTKITSTNSKQVLKRYGEDTLILVTCYPFNYIGSAPKRFVVVCKRYVE
- a CDS encoding DMT family transporter, whose translation is MNKSKGIIFMILASLSFATMNLFGKLAVTATPYQKTFISNVVASIIICCIIFYRKDSIIGSPENRKYLFLRGIMGTISIFTLYYSLDYLFLADATILTKLSPFFTIIFSFIILKEAFTKTQLYFLIVAFLGSLFVIKPSFNSSIIPSLMGIISACSAGIAYTMIRILGNKESFYTIILSFTGIATLTMFPSIFINNNISFQHATFLILGGFCFTLGQVFLTLAYKNAPASEISMFDYFGLLFAGAYGFILFKEVPDLLSIIGYIIIIGISILNVLFDKIYK
- a CDS encoding arsenate reductase family protein, encoding MNIQIFGVKKCFDTKKAERYFKERRIKYQFIDLNIKGLSKGEFQSVKKSVGLNNLINKNSNQYKKLNMEHIRTESVKEEILLNNPKLYTTPIVRNGKEATVGYQSDIWKIWE